A single genomic interval of Ramlibacter sp. harbors:
- a CDS encoding DNA cytosine methyltransferase — translation MDVADFFAGIGGFTEAAEQAGCRVKWAANHFRPAVDNHEINHPTVEHACQDLCQADWGIVPRVDLLCASPACTGYTPARGRDRPHHDAARGTAWAIVDFLEYQRVPAALIENVPAFAKWPLYRAWCFAVHSLGYAISPYISDAADHGVPQNRKRLFIALTRSKHPVQLQLPQRPHVPASSFIDFATGSWSPIVTPKRAVATLRRLENGRRRFGERFLAPYYGRGSGATGRDLARPVGTITTVDRWAVIDGQRMRMMLSTEARDAMGFRRDYVLPKDHKLAMLGLGNAVAPRQAQDYIEALRSAL, via the coding sequence ATGGATGTCGCCGATTTCTTCGCCGGTATTGGCGGGTTCACCGAGGCGGCCGAGCAGGCCGGTTGCCGCGTGAAGTGGGCCGCCAATCACTTTCGCCCGGCCGTCGACAACCATGAGATCAACCATCCAACGGTTGAACATGCCTGCCAAGATCTTTGCCAAGCTGACTGGGGCATCGTTCCGCGAGTGGATCTGTTGTGCGCCAGCCCTGCTTGCACGGGGTACACACCCGCTCGTGGAAGAGACCGGCCGCACCATGACGCTGCTCGGGGAACCGCCTGGGCAATTGTGGACTTTCTGGAATATCAGCGGGTCCCTGCGGCCCTCATTGAGAACGTCCCCGCTTTCGCAAAATGGCCGCTCTACAGGGCATGGTGCTTCGCAGTCCATTCCCTTGGCTATGCCATCAGTCCCTATATCAGCGATGCCGCCGATCACGGGGTACCTCAAAACCGAAAGCGCCTGTTCATAGCGCTCACGAGATCCAAGCACCCAGTGCAGCTTCAGCTCCCGCAGAGGCCGCATGTGCCGGCGTCTTCATTCATTGACTTTGCTACGGGCAGCTGGTCACCAATCGTTACGCCGAAGCGCGCTGTAGCTACCCTGCGCAGGCTTGAGAACGGGCGTCGTCGCTTCGGTGAACGCTTCCTCGCGCCGTATTACGGGCGGGGGTCCGGCGCGACAGGTCGCGATTTGGCCCGGCCGGTCGGCACGATCACCACGGTCGACCGATGGGCAGTGATTGACGGGCAACGCATGCGAATGATGCTGAGCACCGAGGCGCGCGACGCGATGGGTTTTCGGAGGGACTACGTCCTTCCGAAAGATCACAAACTGGCCATGCTCGGGCTCGGTAACGCCGTAGCGCCTCGGCAGGCTCAGGACTACATCGAAGCCCTAAGGAGCGCGCTGTGA
- a CDS encoding DUF2786 domain-containing protein, whose protein sequence is MNRDDAIKKIKKCLALSRSAEPHEAAAAMRQAQKLMQEFRVDDHELSMIDVREVSVRAASMAPNVWDVMLAAIVSDAFGCTHFASISGAYNDAGNYVRKREYVFIGVDAAADVAAYAYQVLGRQCSRSRLAHIQKQPKNCKPITKTARGDAFANGWVYGVRELVERFACGDQDKALLLAYKTAKHPDLKTSKTKNNAGKVKDSGHVLAGIKAGESAQLNRGVSGIPERELLA, encoded by the coding sequence ATGAACCGCGACGACGCCATCAAGAAGATCAAGAAGTGCCTGGCGCTCTCTCGCAGCGCCGAGCCGCATGAGGCGGCTGCGGCCATGCGCCAGGCCCAAAAGCTGATGCAGGAATTTCGTGTCGATGATCACGAACTTTCCATGATCGACGTGCGAGAGGTGAGTGTTCGGGCCGCCAGCATGGCCCCCAACGTTTGGGACGTGATGTTGGCCGCCATCGTCTCGGACGCATTCGGCTGCACTCACTTTGCCTCTATCTCCGGCGCTTACAACGACGCCGGCAACTACGTGCGCAAACGTGAGTACGTGTTCATTGGAGTTGATGCAGCGGCCGACGTGGCCGCCTATGCGTACCAGGTGCTGGGCCGCCAGTGCTCCCGGTCGCGGCTCGCTCACATTCAGAAGCAGCCGAAGAACTGTAAGCCCATCACCAAGACCGCGCGCGGCGATGCGTTTGCAAATGGCTGGGTCTACGGCGTGCGCGAGCTGGTGGAGCGCTTTGCATGTGGTGACCAGGACAAGGCGCTGCTGCTGGCCTACAAGACCGCGAAGCACCCCGACCTCAAGACCTCCAAAACGAAGAACAACGCCGGCAAGGTCAAGGACAGCGGCCACGTGCTGGCTGGTATCAAAGCCGGCGAAAGCGCCCAGCTCAATAGGGGCGTGAGTGGCATTCCAGAGAGGGAACTTCTGGCATGA
- a CDS encoding DUF3164 family protein: protein MTEVKTTPAGYWEDAQGNLVPTSKIKDIDKDRSKTVRDLCTQAKKQSEALLAFKLAAMQAVADFVERSLAEYDVKTGGAKGNVTLLSFDGRHKITRQVAENLVFDERLQAAKALIDECIHTWSKGSNDNIKVLVNQAFQVDKAGKINTGRVLALRSLKITDEKWLQAMQAISDSTRVASTKAYVRFYERDDASGEYVPIVLDVAGV, encoded by the coding sequence ATGACCGAAGTTAAAACCACTCCCGCCGGCTACTGGGAAGACGCCCAGGGCAACCTGGTCCCCACGTCCAAGATCAAGGACATCGACAAAGATCGCAGCAAGACCGTGCGCGACCTGTGCACGCAGGCCAAGAAGCAAAGCGAGGCGCTCCTGGCCTTCAAACTCGCGGCCATGCAGGCGGTGGCCGACTTTGTCGAGCGCAGCCTGGCCGAATACGACGTCAAGACCGGCGGGGCCAAGGGCAACGTCACGCTGCTGTCGTTCGACGGCCGTCACAAGATCACGCGGCAGGTCGCCGAGAACCTTGTGTTCGATGAGCGCCTGCAGGCGGCCAAGGCCCTGATTGACGAGTGCATCCACACCTGGTCCAAGGGCAGCAACGACAACATCAAGGTGCTGGTCAACCAGGCGTTCCAGGTGGACAAGGCCGGCAAGATCAACACCGGCCGGGTGCTGGCCCTGCGCTCTCTGAAGATCACCGACGAGAAGTGGCTGCAGGCCATGCAGGCCATCAGCGACAGCACCCGGGTGGCCAGCACCAAGGCTTACGTCCGTTTCTACGAGCGCGATGACGCCTCAGGGGAATACGTGCCCATCGTCCTGGACGTTGCCGGCGTATGA